The following coding sequences lie in one Synechococcus sp. CC9902 genomic window:
- a CDS encoding Ig-like domain-containing protein translates to MPASTCVVAETGNAKEAESVSYLTHGATNANTDQIQHITSSLKAPRDNETNHRRKQTSPLVATNHNINDVDWLQGLNEQIAWIEGDPIHEISKQLNQNKKAGKTIDELHIVAHGSNGEVKLGNTFLTKQYLEESSLLLQEWKVEAIYLWSCEAGRNTELIKTLGKITGADVYTSKSEINSKQPNLSSSTGKEASLEALIGIARLNRWSGALASTQVLDANFQQLNFDHNNYNTSFNNPYGSATAGDVVLFKNVITIGGQVVDALYTVGSISSDIGITFVDYGGLDATYISSYFPTSSTSDHLIEATISFYEGGTFTGSGTGNRVTLENVALNTYDIDLKQFQVFKDFNSYELAAGSNTNLDVTVQSDGSVKFQDTSLANINPNGTDDRGRARVYYDAIDTFEIAMGTPLNTNVVFFLDFSVGPSWTGDTTTTDTPAANFTWSTRNLTEASANVGSFTETATITFNHPGSTIFAGSNGDTITHSATNVPAGLTTVVTRASDTTATITVTGNATNHTTSDDLSNIELEFENSAFVVGSVGASSITDARITNFGLSFIDDTTRPTIAITDDDADNSLSAGESSTLTFTLSEASTNFVEADATVTGGALSNWTAVSSTVYTATFTPTADSTTNGVIHVANDKFSDAASNTNQDEDDANNTVTFTVDTTRPTIAITDDDADNSLSAGESSTLTFTLSEASTDFVEADATVTGGELSNWTAVSSTVYTATFTPTADSTTNGVIHVANDKFSDAASNTNQDEDDANNTVTFTVDTTTTPSPSPSPSPSPSPSPSPSPTPSPSATPTAEIESASESAGDVYLLLDTSTSMRHSEGKDHSKFQCLLALEAFAQDAERAGYQFQRRDTNSTITSTQLLQTLANQTSTQAIQELDNYTIIDNPNDSNTADDLNINLITYDYHVQHNTFILSPTNPSSGIDTMQSILSLKMAGQVHGNSIKNNSKWKELGLPDPNRFDLHKGRSDRPSNLYAGTELLGALEGLNYLLNNKANDTSRRDQSTKISLILDGRPERRSWWDTRTNSASDSITGQAIPLPESLGKEDITTSGLLYDNKGNPHFFKNNQGQWQWKAMQNDLNAALDRLATYSTDPTTIQVNAYGLNNTDSTSLNATYQDLFSNQSFDNSSSSWSYAHQIINSLGDINF, encoded by the coding sequence ATGCCCGCCAGCACTTGCGTCGTTGCTGAAACCGGTAATGCAAAAGAAGCCGAAAGTGTTTCTTATTTAACACACGGCGCAACGAATGCAAATACTGATCAAATACAGCACATAACAAGCAGCCTCAAGGCACCTAGAGACAACGAAACAAATCACCGACGAAAACAAACAAGCCCTCTCGTTGCGACCAATCACAACATCAACGATGTTGACTGGCTGCAAGGCCTAAATGAACAGATCGCCTGGATCGAAGGTGATCCAATTCACGAAATATCGAAACAACTCAATCAGAATAAAAAAGCAGGAAAAACGATCGATGAGCTGCACATTGTTGCCCACGGCAGCAATGGTGAAGTCAAACTCGGAAATACATTCCTCACCAAACAATATCTAGAAGAGTCTTCTCTTCTCCTACAGGAGTGGAAAGTTGAAGCCATTTATTTATGGAGCTGCGAAGCAGGACGCAACACAGAACTCATCAAAACGCTGGGCAAAATCACGGGAGCTGATGTTTACACAAGCAAAAGCGAGATCAACAGCAAGCAACCCAACCTTTCATCCAGCACAGGAAAAGAGGCATCACTTGAGGCACTGATTGGCATAGCAAGGCTCAATCGATGGAGCGGGGCGCTGGCAAGCACACAAGTTCTTGATGCCAACTTTCAACAACTGAATTTCGATCACAACAATTACAACACATCCTTCAATAATCCGTACGGAAGCGCAACAGCAGGAGATGTAGTCCTATTTAAAAATGTAATCACAATCGGCGGTCAAGTCGTCGACGCTCTTTACACAGTAGGCAGCATTAGCTCAGACATAGGCATAACTTTTGTCGACTATGGAGGACTTGATGCTACATACATTTCCAGCTATTTCCCTACATCTTCAACTTCAGACCACCTGATTGAAGCTACAATTAGTTTTTACGAAGGCGGTACATTTACAGGCTCCGGAACAGGTAACAGAGTCACCCTTGAGAACGTTGCACTCAACACATATGACATCGATCTGAAGCAGTTTCAAGTATTTAAGGATTTTAATTCCTACGAATTAGCCGCCGGATCAAATACAAATCTTGACGTCACAGTACAAAGCGACGGATCAGTCAAATTCCAAGATACGTCGCTTGCAAATATCAATCCTAATGGAACAGACGATAGGGGCCGAGCTCGGGTTTATTACGACGCAATTGATACATTTGAGATTGCCATGGGCACACCTCTTAATACCAACGTAGTATTTTTCTTAGACTTTAGTGTTGGACCCTCCTGGACAGGGGACACCACAACAACAGATACTCCAGCAGCAAACTTCACCTGGAGCACCCGCAATTTAACTGAAGCGTCAGCAAATGTTGGCTCATTTACTGAAACAGCCACCATTACCTTTAACCATCCAGGGTCAACGATTTTCGCTGGATCCAATGGCGACACTATCACTCATAGTGCGACAAATGTTCCAGCAGGACTGACCACTGTTGTTACACGCGCATCCGACACAACAGCAACGATCACGGTCACCGGGAATGCTACTAACCACACGACATCCGATGACTTAAGCAACATCGAGCTGGAATTTGAGAACAGCGCATTTGTTGTTGGTTCTGTAGGAGCTAGTTCAATTACCGATGCACGAATCACCAATTTCGGCCTGAGCTTTATTGATGACACAACTCGGCCCACCATCGCCATCACCGATGACGATGCCGATAACTCCTTAAGCGCTGGTGAGTCATCCACACTCACCTTCACCCTCTCAGAAGCATCCACTAATTTCGTTGAAGCCGACGCCACTGTTACCGGTGGGGCCCTTTCCAACTGGACCGCTGTTTCCAGCACCGTTTACACCGCCACTTTTACGCCCACAGCAGACAGCACCACCAACGGCGTCATTCACGTCGCTAACGATAAATTCTCTGATGCTGCCAGCAACACCAACCAAGACGAAGACGACGCCAACAACACCGTCACCTTCACCGTTGATACCACCCGGCCCACCATTGCCATCACCGATGACGATGCCGATAACTCCTTAAGTGCTGGTGAGTCATCCACACTCACCTTCACCCTTTCAGAAGCATCCACTGATTTCGTTGAAGCCGACGCCACTGTTACCGGCGGCGAACTCTCCAACTGGACTGCTGTTTCAAGCACCGTTTACACCGCCACTTTTACACCCACAGCAGACAGCACCACCAACGGCGTCATTCACGTCGCTAACGACAAATTCTCTGATGCTGCCAGCAACACCAACCAAGACGAAGACGACGCCAACAACACCGTCACCTTCACCGTTGATACCACCACAACTCCTTCTCCTTCGCCTTCTCCTTCGCCTTCGCCTTCTCCATCGCCATCCCCTTCGCCGACTCCTTCTCCCTCAGCGACGCCGACTGCTGAAATTGAATCAGCATCAGAGAGCGCAGGAGATGTTTATCTCCTCCTCGATACCTCCACGTCCATGCGCCACAGCGAGGGTAAAGATCACAGCAAATTCCAATGCCTGTTAGCCCTTGAAGCATTCGCACAAGATGCCGAACGCGCTGGCTATCAGTTTCAACGCCGCGACACCAACAGCACCATCACATCGACGCAATTACTCCAAACCCTGGCCAATCAAACCAGCACACAAGCAATTCAAGAGCTGGATAATTACACCATCATTGATAACCCAAATGATTCAAATACTGCCGATGATCTCAACATTAATCTGATTACTTACGACTACCACGTCCAACACAACACCTTCATCCTTTCCCCCACAAATCCCAGCAGCGGCATCGATACAATGCAATCGATCCTGTCGCTCAAAATGGCAGGGCAAGTGCATGGAAATTCAATAAAAAACAACTCCAAATGGAAAGAACTTGGCCTGCCTGATCCCAATCGGTTTGACCTCCACAAAGGCCGTTCGGACAGGCCTTCCAACCTCTATGCCGGCACAGAATTACTCGGCGCCTTGGAAGGGCTCAACTATCTCCTCAACAACAAAGCCAACGACACCAGCCGGCGCGATCAATCCACCAAAATCTCCCTCATTCTCGATGGCAGGCCAGAACGACGCAGCTGGTGGGACACCAGAACGAACTCCGCTTCTGACTCCATCACCGGCCAGGCCATTCCGCTGCCCGAAAGCCTCGGCAAAGAAGACATCACCACATCAGGCCTGCTCTACGACAACAAGGGCAACCCGCATTTTTTCAAGA